The following DNA comes from Fervidobacterium thailandense.
TGATATTAACCCACAAAATTGTGAATTTGAAGAGTCTTTACAGTGGTGTCTGGAAACATTTTCTGTCTGGTCTCTTAGTCTTATTATTTTTGATGGTTTTGAGAAAGATAAATTTTGGGAGTGTTGGAAGGATTTTAATGGAATTGTTGATAGGGGCTGTTTTATACATACTTTTGGAATGGTTATTGAAAACAGATATTAACAACATTATCTTGAAGAAAATTCATGCAATCTTTGTTGGTGTTTTTAAATAGGTACAAATAACAACTATCTATCATAAGATTCTATCAACAGCGCAACTTACATATTTCATTCTGTTAGAACTTCCCGAGAACTAATTGATAGATTCATAAGCATGCTATCTAACGTTTCATACTTCAAATTTGTTACGGGAGAAACATGTGTGAATGCTCAAAAAAAGTTGAATGTTTCGAAAGATACTGATTTTTATATTTGTGACAGTGCGGAGTTTGTTAAAAAGTTTGAAAAGGAAATTAGAGAAAATAGATTTGAAAATATCTATTCCGAAAGTTTGGGGGTAAGCTGACCCAAAGTGTTAATTAAAGATAGTTGAATTTGAACTGATTAGGTGGTGATTTTTAAATGAAAGCCATCGAAAACTTTATTGAAATCTTTATGGACGAGTCTGAGTCTGAAGATAAAAGATTCACGTCCATTTGTTCTATTAGTGGAAATCCTACTACACTGTTAGCTAAGGAAAATGAACTAAGGAAACAGCTAAACAGATTCCAGATAAGTGAACTAAAGTTTTCTGAACTTCACAGAAGGAATGTTCCTAAGGAACTGATTTACACTTTTTTAGATATTGCTATACTATCCTCAATAAATGGAGAGATACGGATAGACGTTCTAACTTTTGATAAACATGATAGCCGGCATAATGTTAGAGGTCGGGATGATGAGGAAAATTTAAAAAGGATGATTTATCATTTGCTTCGGAATGTTTGTTATAACTGGAAAGCGAAAAGTTTCGCTTTTTACCCAGATCAACATACCAATTTCTCCAGATTTTTAGAACCTTCCAAATACATTGAACTGACCAAATTAAATCCTTTATCGAAAAAAATAAAGGATAAAAGCCTTTTTCGTGATGAGAGTTGGTTTCCCAAAGTCGAGAAGGTTGAGATGAAAGATTCTAAAGCTGTTGCTATTATACAACTTTGCGACATTTTTGCTGGTATTCACAGATTTTCGCTATCAAGAATGGAAAAGCTAAAATACATAAAAAATTGCAGGTTAGGTCAAATGCCAATGTTTCAACCACAAGAAATCAAAGAAGAGAGTTCTTCAGAAAAGCTTAGATTCGATATTATCTTTTACATCAAAGAACAAGCTGAAAAGCATAAGTTACCTATAAGCCTTGAAAGCAAGGGATACTTGTGTACTCACGATCCAAAATGCAACTTGAATTTTTGGTTTTATTCTCCCCAATCAGAAAAAGATAAAGCACCCACAAGAAGGTAGTTTTTATTTTTGTCGTATATTTTAAGTGCATACCTTTGTTTTTTTTCTCATACTGACACCCTGTCCAAAGTAAGTAGGAAATGATACTTGAAAAAACGAGCTACACCAAATAACATTCTATTAGTTACTCTTGGGTCTGTTCGACGATATGATTAGGGTACGATATTAAAGGATATACTGCTCGGTCTTCGACAAAAATCTCGGTCTTTGAAATCTCCTTCGGCTCGCAAAAACGATATTTTTCTCTGCTTCAACAATACACTATCTCCACTGTTCTCGCAGTTCACTTGCTTGTGTATTCCGTTTTCTTTCACTTAACACGCTCCACAACTCAGCCAAACGCAAATAGCTCTTCAAAGTGATTCAGCACGTATTCCATCAACGGCTTTTGTATCTTCACCCAGTCTCCTGGCTCTTGCATTCTCAACTTCCGCTTGATGTTGTGGAGCACAACAAACGCTTTGATGTACTTAATCACGTTCGTTAGGTTCTTGAACCCTCTTCTAATTTGCGTGAAGAACGCAAGAATGCTGTTTCTGGATTCTACCGCTTGATTTACTCTGGAGCTGATGGTTTTGTGGGAAATGTTCAAATACTCACAGGCTTGAGCGTATGAGGTTAATCCATCAGATAGCACAAGCTTTGGCTGACAAGGGGATATTAGCTTGATGGCTTGGAGCGTATCACGGTTGAGAGAGACACGGAAGTTAGCAATCAGGTAGTTATCGAAGCTAACGGCAAGGAAGACATAGACAGTATCGGTCTTTCCCTTTGAAGCGAGTTTTTCGAACTTTTCATCGACACAAAGGACCTCAAAATGGATGGGAGTAAACTTGATGGCAGAAGAGAGTGCATTTATCCAGCGGTAGATGGTAGAGACACTTGGAGAGTAGCTGTTGAGAGATAGGATGTTTCTGAATGGACGTAGACTTTGTGATGATGGCAGTAGGGACAAGAAGGTCTTTGAGGAAGGTTGATTTTTCTTGGCATGTGTATACCTCCTTTCGTGGGATGGAGGGGTGTACCCCTTTTTAAGGAGTTATACAATAATTCGGTGGGTTTTCATAATTCCGTGGAACAGTCTAGGAGATACTGGAAAAGGGGTTATTGTGACAGGTCATTGTTTAGTTACCAAGGGGCGTGATTCAAAGCGCCCCATTTTTTTATTGGTTTTTGGGAATTTTCTTTGTCAAAAAAGCCCTGGTAATATCGTCAATATTTTTGGAATGCAATAACCAGAATGACGGTGAAAGGAGGAATCCTCATGAGGTTCGAGCGAAGAGATCGGGATAATGCAAAAAGAAGGTTCTACCAACTACAGGAAGGTGTCGACCCATTAACCGATGGCAGATTTGTAATTAGTGAGGAACAAACAATACTCCGGTTACTGGAAAACTTTCCATTTGGAGAAGTTGTTAGAACTGTCTTGGCTTTCGTATCGATGCTTAAAGATTACTTTGATGGTAGGTATAAAGAGGTACCGTTGGGGACGATTACGGCGATAATTGCTGCCATGTTGTACTTTCTCATGCCGATGGACGTGATTCCAGACCTGATTCCATTTGTTGGCTGGATCGACGATGCTTTCGTAATTAGATTTTGCTTTGAACTTGTCAGAAGCGATGTTGAAAGGTACCTGGAGCAAAAGGAAAACTTCATGTGAACCTGGTTTTCATCAGTGCTTCACCGTTTTGGGGCTTCCCCTTGCAGAAATTATAACACATACGATGTAAGAATTTTGTAATGACCTTCCAGTGGAAGTGGGATTGTGAGGAGGCTCGTCTTTTACGGTATTTTCCTTCTCGTATTGAGCGTTGACATAGTGTTTGCCGATTTTGTTTTAAATGTGACTAATCATGATTTTAGTAGTTTCGTACCTGTTGGTTCTGGAACACGAGTTGTGTTTACTCCTGCTCTGTTTGTGTCGAACTACCCTCGCAACGTGGTATCGAGTAAGGGTTCCACCGGCTACGTTTTGGTAAACCCTGCTGAGGGCATTTTTTATCTCCATGATCAACTCCCGCCGCTTGCTGAGTTTGGACTTAGTTACAGAGGACGGAATTTCGGTCTGCAGCTGAACTTCGAGCATAAGTACTCGTTGGGAGCTGCGCTGGTGAAACTTGAAAAATTCACAAACGTGCCCTTAAACCTCGTTGAA
Coding sequences within:
- a CDS encoding DUF3800 domain-containing protein, which gives rise to MKAIENFIEIFMDESESEDKRFTSICSISGNPTTLLAKENELRKQLNRFQISELKFSELHRRNVPKELIYTFLDIAILSSINGEIRIDVLTFDKHDSRHNVRGRDDEENLKRMIYHLLRNVCYNWKAKSFAFYPDQHTNFSRFLEPSKYIELTKLNPLSKKIKDKSLFRDESWFPKVEKVEMKDSKAVAIIQLCDIFAGIHRFSLSRMEKLKYIKNCRLGQMPMFQPQEIKEESSSEKLRFDIIFYIKEQAEKHKLPISLESKGYLCTHDPKCNLNFWFYSPQSEKDKAPTRR
- a CDS encoding DDE-type integrase/transposase/recombinase, whose protein sequence is MSLLPSSQSLRPFRNILSLNSYSPSVSTIYRWINALSSAIKFTPIHFEVLCVDEKFEKLASKGKTDTVYVFLAVSFDNYLIANFRVSLNRDTLQAIKLISPCQPKLVLSDGLTSYAQACEYLNISHKTISSRVNQAVESRNSILAFFTQIRRGFKNLTNVIKYIKAFVVLHNIKRKLRMQEPGDWVKIQKPLMEYVLNHFEELFAFG
- a CDS encoding YkvA family protein, which produces MRFERRDRDNAKRRFYQLQEGVDPLTDGRFVISEEQTILRLLENFPFGEVVRTVLAFVSMLKDYFDGRYKEVPLGTITAIIAAMLYFLMPMDVIPDLIPFVGWIDDAFVIRFCFELVRSDVERYLEQKENFM